One stretch of Astatotilapia calliptera chromosome 3, fAstCal1.2, whole genome shotgun sequence DNA includes these proteins:
- the LOC113019721 gene encoding zinc finger protein 239-like has protein sequence MASPEKDKTGKEMHKKHRCQQCQKAFHNLKQLKSHQKSHTEERLYSCDQCEKTYKTVRTLNVHKKTHSGEKPHMCQECGSEFISLRNLSTHIQRYHTGERPHHCQQCDKGFVTQGELKNHQRVHTGEKPYSCSECGKSFSWLSGLVYHQRIHTGVKPFSCEECGKSFTRLYYLKRHKNIHTKEMIFSCEQCGKDFSSSSNLRRHVVMHTGEKSHRCDQCGRRFTLRQDLRHHTRIHTGEKPYKCRHCDKTFSSQTKRTVHERIHTGTRPYSCGECGKSFTQIGTLKVHRNRHTKDMLFSCEQCRKVFTSRSALNYHKRIH, from the coding sequence GACAAGACCGGCaaagaaatgcataaaaaaCACAGATGTCAGCAATGCCAGAAGGCTTTCCACAACCTGAAGCAACTAAAGAGTCATCAAAAAAGTCACACTGAAGAAAGactgtacagctgtgatcagtgtgagaaaacatacaaaacagtACGCACGCTAAATGTTCATAAGAAAACGCACAGTGGAGAAAAACCACATATGTGTCAGGAGTGCGGCAGTGAATTTATCTCATTGAGAAACTTATCGACTCACATTCAACGGTatcacactggagagagaccgcaCCATTGTCAGCAATGTGACAAAGGGTTTGTGACCCAAGGAGAATTAAAGAATCATCAGAGGGTTCACACAGGAGAAAAGCCCTACAGCTGCAGTGAGTGCGGGAAAAGTTTTTCATGGCTTTCGGGTCTTGTCTATCACCAGCGCATCCACACTGGGGTGAAACCGTTCAGCTGTGAGGAGTGTGGGAAGAGTTTCACTCGACTATATTATTTAAAGCGCCACAAGAACATCCacacaaaagaaatgattttcTCCTGTGAGCAGTGCGGTAAAGATTTCTCTTCATCATCTAACCTTAGAAGGCATGTTGTTATGCATACCGGAGAGAAATCACACAGATGTGACCAGTGTGGGAGAAGATTCACCTTGAGGCAAGACCTGAGACACCACACACGTATTCACACTGGAGAaaaaccatacaagtgcagacactgcgACAAGACTTTTAGTTCACAGACTAAGCGCACAGTACATGAACGCATCCACACTGGAACGAGACCGTACAGCTGTGGGGAGTGTGGGAAGAGTTTCACTCAAATAGGTACTTTAAAGGTGCACAGGAACCGCCACACAAAAGACATGCTTTTCTCCTGCGAGCAGTGCAGGAAGGTCTTCACTTCTCGCAGTGCATTAAATTATCATAAAAGGATCCACTGA